The following proteins come from a genomic window of Micromonospora echinofusca:
- a CDS encoding DUF2795 domain-containing protein translates to MTVTGVQLQEYLAGLDYPVSREDLVRWGQENGASTEMLQTLRALPAEEFGSPAELSEALNTLA, encoded by the coding sequence ATGACCGTCACCGGCGTGCAGTTGCAGGAGTACCTGGCCGGGCTCGACTACCCGGTCTCCCGCGAGGACCTGGTCCGCTGGGGCCAGGAGAACGGGGCCAGCACGGAGATGCTCCAGACGCTGCGGGCCCTGCCGGCGGAGGAGTTCGGCTCCCCCGCCGAGCTGAGCGAGGCCCTGAACACCCTGGCCTGA
- the erm gene encoding ErmE/ErmH/ErmO/ErmR family 23S rRNA (adenine(2058)-N(6))-methyltransferase, which translates to MAPRRTRATERDRSRRVLSQNFLADPAAIARVVHAARPGPDRLLLEVGAGRGQLTRPLAARCRHLTAYEVDPAAGAELARLCAALPNVTHRQADFLTAAPPPEEFDVVGNIPWSLTSAVVRWCLAAPGLRAATLLTQLEYARRRGGDYGRWTRLTVLTWPEFGWRLVGRVPRTAFRPVPRVDAGILRIERRPEPLLAASALPAYRRMVEIGFDGVGGSLAASLARHYPRARLAAALRATRLDPATPVGHVWPEQWLVLFRLLHAR; encoded by the coding sequence GTGGCGCCCCGCCGTACCCGAGCAACCGAACGCGACCGGTCCCGTCGCGTACTGTCCCAGAACTTCCTCGCCGACCCGGCCGCGATCGCCCGCGTGGTGCACGCCGCCCGGCCCGGACCCGACCGGCTCCTACTGGAGGTGGGTGCCGGCCGGGGCCAGCTCACCCGGCCGCTCGCCGCCCGCTGCCGGCACCTGACGGCGTACGAAGTGGACCCGGCCGCCGGCGCCGAGCTGGCCCGGCTCTGCGCCGCCCTGCCGAACGTGACGCACCGGCAGGCCGACTTCCTCACCGCAGCGCCGCCGCCGGAGGAGTTCGACGTGGTCGGCAACATCCCCTGGTCGCTGACCTCGGCCGTGGTGCGCTGGTGCCTGGCCGCGCCCGGCCTGCGCGCGGCCACCCTGCTCACCCAGTTGGAGTACGCCCGGCGACGCGGCGGCGACTACGGCCGGTGGACCAGGCTGACCGTGCTGACCTGGCCGGAGTTCGGCTGGCGGCTGGTCGGGCGGGTGCCCCGCACCGCGTTCCGGCCGGTGCCGAGGGTCGACGCCGGCATCCTGCGGATCGAGCGGCGCCCGGAGCCGCTGCTGGCCGCGTCGGCGCTGCCCGCGTACCGCCGGATGGTAGAGATCGGCTTCGACGGGGTCGGCGGCTCGCTCGCGGCCTCGCTCGCCCGGCATTACCCGCGGGCGCGGCTGGCGGCGGCGCTGCGGGCGACCCGGCTCGACCCGGCCACCCCGGTCGGGCACGTCTGGCCCGAGCAGTGGCTGGTGCTGTTCCGGCTGCTGCACGCCCGCTGA